The region taaaaattaataaaattttttattaaaaaaaaaaaaaaaaaaaaaaaaaaNNNNNNNNNNNNNNNNNNNNNNNNNNNNNNNNNNNNNNNNNNNNNNNNNNNNNNNNNNNNNNNNNNNNNNNNNNNNNNNNNNNNNNNNNNNNNNNNNNNNNNNNNNNNNNNNNNNNNNNNNNNNNNNNNNNNNNNNNNNNNNNNNNNNNNNNNNNNNNNNNNNNNNNNNNNNNNNNNNNNNNNNNNNNNNNNNNNNNNNNNNNNNNNNNNNNNNNNNNNNNNNNNNNNNNNNNNNNNNNNNNNNNNNNNNNNNNNNNNNNNNNNNNNNNNNNNNNNNNNNNNNNNNNNNNNNNNNNNNNNTTTATAAGgcataaaaaaatatagattTTATAGGAGccatatataataacaaaaaaataataataataataatatgcatatacattttaatttatgtatataaatttttgtGTACCTATTATCATCCTTTACGTTTGTGATTTTTTacacataatattattttggTTTTAATAAAAGGATGAATGAGAATCCAGAGAATAACTTCAACATTCTAGATGTGAGTCCTCGATATGTggaatttttttatgaatgTCTAGAAGATGTAGATACCTTTGCAgagaagaaaaaagaaaatataatagaaaagaagagtttaaaaataaaaaatatatgtagTAAAATTCAAAACATAGAAATATTTGAAACTGAATATAagtatttaaaaataaaaggaagtaaaaaaaaaaagttgGCTCCTGGGACATGtgaaaatatatgtatagaattttctttatataataatatggatataaaaaaatataaaaatgataaaaaaaaagaagatgtattaaacataataaataatattgaacGTACtatatttcttaaaataaaaactGAGTATACATCTTTATCTATacctatatatataaaaaaaaaagtcgccatatttttttatgataatattattaattttgGATTATGTAAGCAAAATATGACATATCATTATTCTATGAAAGTAACAAATGTAGgacaaaaaaaaggaaCACTTACAATATGTAGTGATATGTATGAAGGTATGAAAGGGAAGAGgaatcatatattttttcagGATGAcaaagtaaaaataaaaaaaaatgaatcCTGTGtgataaataataatatgaataatgacaatataaaaaataatcataatgtttataataagaaggaaaaaaacattttagaagatgaaaaaaaagataacACTCTTATTAGTTTTGATAAAACGTCTATCACTTTAGACATGAACGAAAgtgatattataaatattgaaataaaaaatataaaagaagaaaaggTACATCGTgaatataacatattaaCATTAGAAAATAGTTACTTTGTTGAAAATCCAcgaaatattattattatagctgtttttataaatagttgtacttctttttattatgaaaatataaaaacaaaagaaataaatattaattatatatattatggaaataaaaaaaaaatacaaggacaaataaaaaatgaaaataattataatatatcttatcaatataaaatgaaaaaagtGCATGCTTTCTATACATTGGAAAGTTTTAAAAAGTATCtacatttaaataatttgtCTGCTGGATCTTTGGAACAGggttaataaaaaaaataaaaataaaaataaaaataagaaatataaatgtgtacataaatataaatatatatatataaatatatatatatatatatgtgtgtgtgtgtgtgtatttatttatccATATAAATATCAATTGTTCcatttacatatatttttttattttattttattttattttNNNNNNNNNNNNNNNNNNNNNNNNNNNNNNNNNNNNNNNNNNNNNNNNNNNNNNNNNNNNNNNNNNNNNNNNNNNNNNNNNNNNNNNNNNNNNNNNNNNNNNNNNNNNNNNNNNNNNNNNNNNNNNNNNNNNNNNNNNNNNNNNNNNNNNNNNNNNNNNNNNNNNNNNNNNNNNNNNNNNNNNNNNNNNNNNNNNNNNNNNNNNNNNNNNNNNNNNNNNNNNNNNNNNNNNNNNNNNNNNNNNNNNNNNNNNNNNNNNNNNNNNNNNNNNNNNNNNNNNNNNNNNNNNNNNNNNNNNNNNgttttttttgaaatatcTTCAAAACCTGATCTTTTGTTcttagaaaaaataaataaaaataaatcatacCTTTTAAACATTCCAATTATAATAGATATCACATTATTTgttgataaaaaaaatgatgatgatgaaaaaaacAAGACGAATAAGATAATAACAGTAGAGGGTGTAAGTGTCATggatgatgataataatataaaaataataaataaaaaaaaaaaaaataataataatactaaaaataatcaagataataataataataataatgataatatttgttGTCCAAACTTTTTAGAAGTTCATAAGAGAGACGAAAAAGATAGAAACTCATCTATTCCTCATACTTATAACTGTTATAAGGAAGAAATAAATCTATATCtcattttttgtttaaCATTTCCATGTTTAATAAcgaatatatattttttgaattataAGAAGGTTACAACAGAAGAAACTAAAAGTATGATAATAGAATtagtaaataaaaataaatttttaaatattaattatagTATATCTAAAATTCcttatataacaataaataaaaaagagGGAAAAATTAATCCACaagaaaaagatataataacaCTTACATTGAAATGTAATATcataaagaaaattaatgaatatatgtatatttttttttgtaataatatatatttttttgtcatttttataaatggAGAAGTGcaattattatcaaatagtaatgatgatatgctgacaaagaaaaatataaaaaataaatatgataatagtaatgatgataataataataataataataataatacttatatattaaatcatatcagtcatataaaaaaaaaaaaaaacgtAAAGAGAAATGCCAATGatcataatattaacaatgatgatgataaaatattcGAACGCATTCTTAAAAATGTAGAATGTAATAAAGTAAACAGACATTTATATGAACAAGATGGACAACtagataaatataaatacaatgaaaattttatgaattatttaaaaaataataaaaaaaaatataacgATGTTTTGAAATACATCTACAAAAAGAGACATAATTcaaaacataatattataattaataacaacataaaaaataatgattcTATGATGAACAAAACAGGTTGTCAAAGtttacaatataaaaaagacaataataataataaaaaaaaaaatgtagataatcataataatataataaaagaatgTAACATAGATGATAAAAGAACAAACGTTTTAAAAgatctttatatatatataaatgaagaatatacaaataaaattacaaatatatatatacctcAACATTTCtatgaagaaaaaagaaaacaatatatagatataaaaaaaatgaataaacaacaatatataattacaacaatgaaaaaagaaaaaaattttaatgaatcattaaatttaaaaaaaaataaaataaataatattaataaagagaatgataatatttttcaacatgtccatattataaaacaatatttaatatatccaaaaattattaattttaattatatattattaaataaagaatttgaaacgtatattcatatacataatacaaattctatatatccaataaatatatttttttcacatagtaataatatacaaattaATTATCCTGAtgaaacaaataatataaatcataGCCAAATTAATGAGAGCAACATATGTGATTCTTATCAAAATACTAAAGTTAcaataaaagaaaatacacaaaaaaatatatgtctaaaatttaatttaaaaaattataatatttttaataataataataatcaaaataatcaaaataatgaaaataatcaaaataatgaaaattttttttttcctcaATTACAAAGTATTAATAATGTAGAAGAAGAACAAATATGTAACAACCATATTATTTCAAAAAGAAatagtaaaaataataatgaacataattatttaaatgatcCTTATAAAGACAAAccatataatatatatcatcataaAACCACACCATTctatgaaatatatatttattatgaatatatctatttaaaaaatgaagagCTTTGTTATATAGACAAAATAATACTTCAGGCCAacttaatattattaaatctttttataaatactaacatattatatttttcttttacaAATAGGGATATAGACatcttttataataacTATTTCTTTGTATACAATCCGTTTAATATCACAATACAGatgaaattaaaatataatgagCAAGTCTTAAAAATGAACAACCTTATAAGTGtaacaaaaaagaaaatatatatatatatatagagagagagagaaaaaaaaaaaaaaattacttatatgatattatacTGATGTGAATaaaatgttaatatatatatatatatataagatcttttttattatttttttttaagataTGTCCTGgtgaatataaaattatcCCAGTACAATTTATTCCCAGCGAAGCTACAAAATGTGTAGAAGAATTTATTCAAGTAATATTGGACGACTTCAGATTGTACAAAAGGTAGAACATAAACttatacatatgtatatatatatatatatatatatatatatgtatatatttattttttttttttttttgtacCCTTACCCTTCAGCATAAAATGTTTGTGCTCTCCATCCCAATGTAGCTATAAAATTAACGTGACTGAAATAAATTTTGATCATGTccttttaaataaaaattattcaaaaaGTTTTTACATAACAAATACAAGTAATACcaacataatataaataaataatttattctGAGTATTAGCATATACCCTCAACGATATTTTCTTCCTTTAGAAGTATAGTTTTATTAATTGAcatatatgataatatagTACAATAAAGTGACTAcattgtttatttttacgTACATAGGTTATAAAATGGATGAACCCTATATCATACATTAGgcaatatatatataatacatatatatatatatacatatatatatatatatatatatatatatattttttttttttttaaggTAATTTTCCACTTGTGTTTATGTGCGTTTATAAACCCACATATGTACATGTCCTTTCGAAGCGTAATTATGctaataaaaatgaaaaaataaaaattaccatattgataaatatcaaagaagatataaaaataaaagataaacTTATATTCTATGTGAGACAAAGAGGAAACCTGATTCTACCTATAAGTGTCAAGgtaagaaaatataaatatatatacatacatatgtatatatatatatataatttttttttttttttttttttttttgctaTATGTATTAGGTGGCCCAATCCAatattgtaataataaactGTCCAGATATTATACAAGAGAGCATGGAACGTAAAAGCTACCAGCTCAATATTTTAAACAAAGGCATGTGCGAAGaaagtattattattaatttcaATGAAATAACgtttttcaatatatatatgcaagatgaaaatataagaaataaaatcaGTTGTATGAACTATAAAAACAAAGAATATAAACAGAGTGAAgagaaaaaagaaaatatattttttaatatatataatttagaatatgataatattataatagacgaatatataaaatattattacaatgaatttattttattatataataatttatgtaataataataataaaataaaaggtATACTTCATATttcaaaagaaaaaaaatgtttaaaTAATTGTTATAGAATTATAATTCCACCTAATACATTTATAACTTTAATTATGgaatgttatataaataaaatatatcaaagagagttatttttatatgaacatgtaatattaaataataaatttatgaACGATGCaaattataaagataaattaaaaattaatataaaaaatgaatatttaaaatttacTCCTTCttatctttattttgaagatattttattatttaattcggagaaatatttaatcacctattttgaaaaaactataacaaaaaaattgaaaatcAAAAATCTGTCTCCAGAAAATTTAACATGTACTGCACGAATATGTGATTATAATCAAGAGCAGACAAAAACATTACAACATGGAAAGAtatctaataataataatatatcaagTGATGATAATCATGTCTATAAAGATAACAATATGTATGAAACTAATGGTAccaataaaaatacaataaaagatataaaagGAGAAGAAgacaaaaataaatataaacataaacataaaaataaaaataaacataaaaatataaaacatttaaTAGACATAAGTAATGTACCAGATATTTTAAAATCTAACGAAGAGtgttatataaacataaaagttgataatatagaaaaagaaGGAAGATATGTTGAAATGCTAGAAATATGTAcggaaaataaaaataaaaaacaaaatgaagaaaaaataaaatattctatatatatacttataaatTGTAAAGATgttaaattatatttcgatgtttcttatattaatattatatataataaattaaatcaatataattatttctctttccatatatataatcatggttataattatgtaagagtcaattatattttcaataatttatttaaagaaCAATTTTTATTAGATATACAATTTTTACCAAACAACCAActaaataagaaaaataaaaaaataaaagttattttaaaatatatgtcAAAAATTAATATCAAACTTAAAACATTTATTACTATAACTGTAATGGACCATGAAAAATATGACATTCCTTTgttcataaatattaacGAAGAAATTGACTATCTCATGAGCAAGGTAAATTATAAAGATGtaatagaaaataaagacATAACAAAGAATAAACATGACaagatatatatacacaaaACGGATCAGCACTTATACGAagaaaatcaaaataatgCGGATCAAAATAATCATGATATATCACACATTTATTCTTATgataaacaaataaaaagtGAAGCGTCTACAAATAAAGCCCAGTTATTATCATCACACCTGTCAGGTGAACACAAAGATGatgttcatattataaatgacaataaaaatataagttATTTTACTAAAGAGCAAGAATTTGCcctatataataatatgtcTATACCATATACActtaaatataaacaaaataaaaaagtgAATGTCGATGAGAATGAAAACATAATCTCCTCCTTTTACAAACAAAATATGGAAGAATCAAgtgatatatatagtaatatatttaaaaatctacaaattgaaaatataagaaatccttattataatacaaatgaagaaccaataattaatttaaaagaaattgtacatgattatatttttatatttattcaacatgttatcataaataaaaattatttccCACAAATAATTGAAAACACTAATGATctatatgtattttttttaaacattttatatgatctatcttttatatttaatagTAGCAagaatatacaaaatataataagtGAACTAAAAGCATATGAACATATGCAAAATAATAGTGTTGACAAAAATGACTTTTTAAATGAGAGctttttaaaaaacatGAAGTCTCTAACAGAATGGTTGATCCAAgtaaacataaaaatatatacatatatatatatatatatatatatatatatatatatatatgtatgtatgtgtgtttatttatttatttatatttttatattttttgtagGAGAACCTActaatatatcatataatgtatgaaaatttattaCCTCTTAATTTGTACCtacattatatttttaaaaacataccagaatacttttatataaaaaaggaaagtgatgaaagaaaaaaaaaatggaaagaaaaaaagaatgtAGATAActcaatattatatgataataaaaaagatatagatgaggaagaatataatgaagaaaaaaaaaatttcataaatatatctgATATACAATCATTTTTAAACAATGATAATTACAAAGGAGataataacattttttatttagataatatatttaaaacatatattaaattatttatatattcttgGATTACTATATTCTTagatattatttttaagagaatcttttcttttataacTATTACATCGTTATATAATTCGAGAGgtattaaaatatgtactcttgaaaataatatatatgaaaatattcatatccataaaataaattatcttatagtattaaatatacaaGACAATCAAATTAACAAGTATGCATGTTTTTCtacaaatgaaaaaaaaaaaaaatatatagataaaaaaaaaaatacatatatagataaaaaaaaaaatatacatatagataaaaaaaaaaatatacatatagataaaaaaaaaaatatacatatagataaacaaaaaaatatacatatagataaaaaaaaaaatatacatatagataaacaaaaaaatatacatatagataaacaaaaaaatgaaaattcaaatataaaGGTACACgatttatcatataatcatcataaatataatgaagTTTCAAATATACAAGAAAAAGCATactttcatttttatcaaaataattttatagaCATAAAGGAAGTGCTACATAAAATTGGACAGTCAGAAGATACAAATCTCTCAAAAAAAAACgaagaaataaaagaaaCAAATAAGGACTCTTATCATACAAATAatctttataataatagtaacaatttcaaaaataatgtgaaggaaaataacaaaatgaacaaaattataaaaaaggagacaccaaaaatattagatcaaaaaaagaaaaaaaatacgATTAAAGAGGAAgacaaaaagaaaaaaacgCAAAACCCTACAATTCCAGAGAAATATGAACATAATAATCATCTCAACATTAAAATacatacaaatataaattattataaaaaaatagaagttattttatatgaatggttatattttcattataataatgtatataacaccaaagtaaaaaaagaaaaatttatatttatacaacaaaaaaaagacatATCAAAAGATAATAAGTCATGTGTTCAATATGATCAAAATAAAAGCGATTCAGAAATGAAAGATAGAAATAGCACAAAAAAAGATTTAATGTAT is a window of Plasmodium gaboni strain SY75 chromosome 4, whole genome shotgun sequence DNA encoding:
- a CDS encoding hypothetical protein (conserved Plasmodium protein, unknown function~part of same gene as PGSY75_0418000B~gap found within coding sequence), which codes for MNENPENNFNILDVSPRYVEFFYECLEDVDTFAEKKKENIIEKKSLKIKNICSKIQNIEIFETEYKYLKIKGSKKKKLAPGTCENICIEFSLYNNMDIKKYKNDKKKEDVLNIINNIERTIFLKIKTEYTSLSIPIYIKKKVAIFFYDNIINFGLCKQNMTYHYSMKVTNVGQKKGTLTICSDMYEGMKGKRNHIFFQDDKVKIKKNESCVINNNMNNDNIKNNHNVYNKKEKNILEDEKKDNTLISFDKTSITLDMNESDIINIEIKNIKEEKVHREYNILTLENSYFVENPRNIIIIAVFINSCTSFYYENIKTKEININYIYYGNKKKIQGQIKNENNYNISYQYKMKKVHAFYTLESFKKYLHLNNLSAGSLEQ